The Cellulosimicrobium cellulans genome contains the following window.
GCGGATCTCGTAAACGTCTCGTGTCGTGAGCGTCGGTCGGGAGCGACGGGGCCCGCGCGCACGGGGAGCGGGCGCCCGACAGGGCTGTGACGAGCGGACACGTGACCGACACGGCCCGGAAACGGTGCGCGTCTACGGTCGCGGCTCCGGCGACCGTCGTGGCCCGCCGGAGCGGGCGTCACGGTGGCGCCCGCCGTCCCCCGCCTGGAGGCACGCATGAAGAACCGCACCAAGGTCGCCGTCGCCGTCGCCGTCACCGCCGCCGTGGCCGTCCCCGGGACCGCCGTCGCCGCAGGGAAGCTCTTCGAGCCGAAGCCCACCGAGTCCTTCTCGTTCGTGACCGGAGACACCCCGTCGATCGCCGACGGCGTCGCGTTCGGCAAGAACGTGGCCTGGTACAAGTCGTCGGGCCTCGGGCCCTCCGCGCTGAACACGGCGCCGGGAGCGGGCGCCGAGGAGCGCTACATCCCCACCGACGTGTTCCCCGGCGGGGTGCTGCCGGCGGGCGTGACGATCACCGAGGCGCAGGGGATCAACGTCCTCATGCGGATCGGCGAGAACCTCGAGCGGGCGGGGCTGTCCTACGACGACGTCGTGTCCATGCGCGTCTTCCTCCAGAACCCCGCGGGCCAGGAGAAGATGGACTTCGCGGGATGGAACCGCGCCTACCGCCAGTTCTTCGCCAACACGAACCTCGCGACCGGGAAGCCGATCGACGTCCAGCTCGGCTCCGCGACGACTGCTCCGATGGTCGTCAACGCCGCCCGGCCGTCACGGTTCGCGCTCGAGATCGAGAACCTTCCCGTGAACGGTTGGCTCGTCGAGGTGGAGGTCGACGCGGTCTACCCGAAGTGACGCACGACGGGCCGGCGCCCCGGAGGGTGCCGGCCCGTCGCGTCGCTCGTCGGACTCAGTCGCGGAAGGTCTCGATGTTGGCGCCGAGCTCGCGCAGGCGTTCCGTCAGGCCCTCGTAGCCGCGCGCGATGATGTCCACGCCGCGCAGGACGGACGTGCCCTTCGCCGCGAGCATCGCGAGGAGGATGACGACGGCGGGGCGCAGCGCCGGCGGGCAGCTCACCTCGGCGCCGGACCACCGCGTCGGGCCGGTGACCTGCAGGCGGTGCGCGTCGAGGAGCCGTACGTCCGCCCCGAGGCGCGTGAGGTCGGTGAGGTGGATGGCCCGGCCCTCGTAGACCCAGTCGTGGATGAGCGTCGTGCCGTGCGCGTTCGCCGCGATGACGGCGAAGAACGGCAGGTTGTCGATGTTGAGCCCGGGGAACGGCATGGGGTGGATCTTGTCGATCGGGGCGCGCAGCTCGCTCGGGTGCACCGTGACGTCCACGAGGCGCGTCCGGCCGTTGCGGGCCAGGTACTCGGCGCTCAGGGTGTAGCGCAGGCCCATCTCGGACAGGGTCGCGAGCTCGATCTCCATGAACTCGATCGGGACCCGGGCCACCGTGATCTCGGAGCCGGTGACGATGCCCGCGGTGAGCAGGCTCATCGCCTCGACCGGATCCTCCGAGACCGCGTACTCCACGTCCACGTCGATGTCGGTGCGGCCGTGCACGCGCAGGGTCGTCGTGCCGATCCCCTCCACCCGGACGCCGAGCAGCTCGAGGTAGAAGCACAGGTCCTGGACCATGTAGTTGGGGCTCGCGTTGCGGATGGTCGTCACGCCGTCGCGGCGGGCCGCGGCCATGAGCGCGTTCTCCGTGACGGTGTCGCCGCGCTCGGTGAGCACGACCGACAGGTCCGTGCCCGACGCCGGGGCCACCGTCGCGTGGTAGTTGCCGCCCGTCGCGGTGACCGCGAGGCCGAACGGCCGCAGGGCGATCATGTGGGGCTCCACGGTGCGGGTGCCGAGGTCGCAGCCGCCGGCGTACGGGAGCTCGAACGTGTCTCGGAGCCCGAGCAGCGGGCCGAGGAACATGATGATCGAGCGCGTGCGGCGCGCGGCGTCGACGTCGATGGCGGCGAGGTCGAGCCGGTCCGGCACGACGATTTCGAGGTCGCGCCCGCCGGTCGTCCAGGTCGCCCGGACGCCGATCGAGCGGAGCACGTCGACGATGCGGTCGACCTCCACGATGCGGGCGACGCCGCGCAGCGTGGTGCGGCCCCGGTTGAGCAGCGACGCGCACAGGAGCGCGACCGCGCCGTTCTTGGAGGAGTTGACCTCGATGCGCCCGGACAGCGTGTGGCCGCCCTGGACGCGCAGGTGCGCGTGCTTGGGCCCGCCGAGGCTGATGATCTCGGAGTCGAGCGCGAGGCTGATGCGGTTGAGCATCTCGAGACTGAGGTTCTGGGCGCCCTGCTCGATGCGGTGCACGGCGCTCTGGCTCGTGCCGAGCCGCTCGGCGAGCTGGGTCTGCGTGAGGCCCCGGTTCTGGCGGGCACCGCGGATGAGCGTGCCGACCTGCGTGAGAGGGGCGTCGTCGATCGCTGTCATGCGAGCGACGATAACTCATGGATGAGATATTCACGCGACGACGCGGCGCGGTCGTGGCGGGATCACGGGTTCATCACAGGACCTCCATCCGTGTCGTGAGATAGGTGGCATCCGGGGCGGGAGCGTGGCCTCGTTGCCGGGCTCATCCGCTACGAGGGCCACCGGCCGTCCGCGCCGGCCCCGACGTAGGGCGGCTCACGCTCGGGGTCCAGCGCGTCGACCCAGCGTCGGTGCGCCGCGACCTGCAGGTCGTGGAGGGCGTCGGGGCCGAGGGCGCCGAGGTCCGGGAACGCGCGCGCGAGGGCGTCGAGGAGGTCGAGGGTGGCGAGGACGTCGGCGTCCGCGGTGTGCAGCGGGCCGACGTCGAGCACCTCGTAGCGCGCGCAGAGGTCGACGAGCCGGCGCTTGCCCTCGCGCGCCGGGTCCCACGCGCGGTCCAGGACGAGCGGGTCCAGCACCGGGCGGACGGGCCGCCCGAGCCGGGCGGCCAGCGTCGGCAGGCCGTGGCGGACGAGCTCCGCGTCGAGGAGGGACAGGTCGAACGCGGCGTTGTACGCGACGAGCGGGACACCGTCGCGCTGCGCGTCGACGACGAGCGCCGCGATCTCCTCCAGCGCCTCGGCCGGCGCGGCGCCGTGGGCGGACGCGTGCGCCGTCGTGACGCCGTGGATCGCCGTCGCCTCGGCGGGGATCTCGACGCCCGGGTCGAGGAGCCACGTCCGCACGTGCGTCGACCCGGGCTCGCGGAGCACGAGCGCCGCGGTGACGATGCGGTCGACGTCCACGTCGACGCCCGTGGTCTCGGTGTCGAGACCGAGGAGCGGTCCCGCCGTCCAGGGCGTCGTCGTCATGGTCCACCTCGGGGTCTCGCTCGGGTCCCGGCGCTCGTCGCGCCCGGTGCCGCCGGACGTCCCGGCGACGAGCGTCACCCTGCCAGCGCCCACCCACACGGGTCGCCGTGCAGGTGACCGGCACAGGCCGCCGGTAGGCTGGCCCGGTGAGCAACGAGATCGAGATCGGACGTGGCAAGCGCGGTCGGCGCGCGTTCTCCTTCGACGACGTCGCGGTCGTGCCCTCCCGGCGCACGCGCGACCCCAAGGAGGTGTCGGTCGGCTGGCAGATCGACGCGTACCACTTCGAGCTGCCCATCCTCGCGGCGCCCATGGACTCCGTGATGAGCCCCGCGACCGCCGTCGCGCTCGGCAACCACGGCGGTCTCGGCGTGCTCGACCTCGAGGGCCTGTGGACGCGCTACGACGACCCGACGGCCCTCCTGGAGGAGATCGCGACGCTCGAGCCGCTCGAGGCGACGCGGCGCATGCAGGAGATCTACGCCGAGCCCATCAAGTCGGACCTCATCACGCAGCGCCTCAAGGAGATCCGCGCCGCGGGCGTCACGGTCGCCGGCGCGCTGTCGCCGCAGCGCACCCAGGAGCACTACCAGACCGTCGTCGACGCGGGCGTCGACCTCTTCGTCATCCGCGGCACGACCGTCTCGGCCGAGCACGTCTCGGGCGTCGCGGAGCCGCTGAACCTCAAGCGGTTCATCTACGAGCTCGACGTGCCGGTCGTCGTCGGCGGCGCGTCCACGTACACCGCGGCGCTGCACCTCATGCGCACGGGCGCGGCGGGCGTGCTCGTCGGGTTCGGGGGTGGCGCGGCGCACACCACGCGCGTCTCGCTCGGCATCCACTCGCCCATGGCGACGGCGGTGGCGGACGTCGCGGCCGCGCGCCGCGACTACCTCGACGAGTCGGGCGGTCGCTACGTGCACGTCATCGCCGACGGCGGCGTCGGCCGCTCGGGCGACCTCGTCAAGGCCGTCGCGTGCGGCGCGGACGCCGTGATGATCGGCGCGGCGCTCGCGCGCGCCGAGGAGGCGCCCGGCAAGGGCTGGCACTGGGGCTCGGAGGCGCACCACGCGCAGCTCCCGCGCGGCGAGCGCGTGCGCGTCGGCACCGCCGGCACGCTCGAGGAGATCCTGTTCGGCCCGGGCCGTCAGGCGGACGGCACGCTCAACCTCGTCGGCGCGCTGCGGCGGGCGATGGCGACGACGGGGTACTCCGACCTCAAGGAGTTCCAGCGCGTCGAGGTCGTCGTCTCGCCGTACCAGCCCCGCTGAGCCGCGTCATGACGGGACGGGTCGCGGACGGGCCCCGGCTGACCCGTGCGGGCGACGGCGTGCCCGGCTCAGCGCCCGACGAGGTGTCGGACGAGGTGCCTGACCGCGGCCGTGCCGGGGCGGACTCGGACGTTGTCTTCGAGGAGGCCTCGGACGGCGACGTCGAGGGCGTCGTCGCGCTGTGGCGCACGTGCGGCCTCACCCGGCCCTGGAACGACCCGTACCGCGACCTCGCGGACGCGCGGCTGGGCGAGACGTCCACGGTGCTCGTGGGCCGGGCGACGCGCGACCTCCGGGGAGCGGCGTCCGACGACGGCGAGCCCGTCGTCACGGTCCGCGCGGGCGAGGTGGTCGCGTCGGCGATGGCCGGCGTCGACGGGCACCGCGGCTGGCTCTACTACGTGGCCGTCGACCCACGGCTGCGGGGCGACGGCACGGGGCGCGCCGCGGTCGTCGCGGCCGAGGCGTGGCTCGCCGCGCAGGGCGCGCGGGCGGTGCGCCTCATGGTGCGCTCGACCAACGACGCCGTCCGCGGCTTCTACGAACGCCTCGGCTACGCCGACCAGGAGTGCGTCGTGCTCGGCCGACCGCTCGGAGCGCCGGACGCGCGCGACGCCGGGCGATGACGACGACGGCGGCGTGGGCTCCGGACGCCGACGACCTGGCCGCGCTCGAGACCGAGCACCGCGCGCGGGTCGGCGCGCTCGACCCGCTCGTCGCGATCCCCGACCTGGGCGCCGTCCCGGACGACCAGGGTCTGCTCGCCGTCCGGCTCCCCGACGGGTCGAGGGCCGCGGGCCTCGTCACGGTCGGTGACGTCGGCCCCGACTCCTCGGCCGCGCTGTTCCGCCCGCTCCGCGAGCACCGGCTGCGCGCCCGGGCGGCGGGCCCCGACGTCCCGGGCGCGGTGGCGGCGCTCCTCGCGGCGTGGTCCGAGCGCGTCGCGAACGACCCGGGCACGCCCCCCGACGGCGACGGTGTGCCCCAGGTGGGGCCGGCGCCGCGCGACCACGGGAGGGTGCTGCTCTGGCCGAGCCGTGATGTCGGGGCGGTCGCGGCACTCGCCGCGCACGGCATGCGCCCGACCGTCCACCTCGCCGCGCGCCGTGGAACGGCTCCCGGCGCGGCAGGACACGGTCCGGCAGGCCTGGTCGTGCGTGACGCGACGCCCGACGACGTCCCGGCGCTCGTCGCGCACCAGCTCGCGGAGCTCGCGTACGACGAGCTCGTGGGCGCGGCCCGGGTGCGGCCCGGAGCCCGGGAGCACCTCGCGACCCAGGTGGCGGGCGCGGTGGCGAACCCGGCCACGACGTTCCTCGTCGCGACGGCGCCACCGACGGAGGTCGGCGGGACCGGGGACCGGGCCGAGGAGGTGCTGGGCGTCGTCGCGGTCGAGCCGCCGGAGCGGTCGGGTGCGGTCGCCGGGACGGTCACGACCGGCCCGGTCGCCTACCTCGTGCTGCTGCACGTGACCGGCGCCGCGCGCGGCGCCCGGGTCGGCGGGACGCTCGTCGACGCGGCGCTCGCGCGCGTGCGGGAACGCGCCGGGGAGGACGCGGTCGTGCTCCTGCACCACGGCGTCCTCAACCCGCTCTCGGCACCCTTCTGGGCACGCCAGGGCTTCCGCCCGGTGCTCACGACGTGGGAGCTCCCCGTCTCGGGCACTGTCGGTCCGACGACGTAGCCTGTCCCCATGACGAGCTCATCCGGCACCCCCGGCACCGGACCCGGCGAGGGCGCCGCGCTGGACGGCCTGATCGACCCCGAGAACCCCGCGGCGACGTACGTGCTCGAGCCCGACGTCGTCGCACCGCTCGCGCAGCGCGTCGTCACCGGCAACGAGGCGGGCATGCACCGCTCCGTCCTGCCCTTCACGGGCGCTCCGCTCGCCGCGTTCCCGGTGTCCTCCGTCGCGGACGTCGCGCGGGCGGTCGAGCGGGCCCGGGCCGCGCAGCCGGCCTGGGCGGCGCTCCCCGTCCGGGAGCGCGCGGCCGTGCTGCGCCGGTTCGGCGAGCTCGTCCTCGCGCGCCAGTCCGACGGCCTCGACCTGATCCAGATGGAGTCCGGCAAGTCGCGCCGCAGCGCGTTCGAGGAGGTCGCGGACGTCGCGATCCTCACGCGCCACTACGCCCAGCGGGGTCCCCGCTATCTCGCCGACCGCCGGGCGCCGGGCATGCTGCCCGTGCTGACGGGTACCCGCGTGCACCGTCGCCCGGTGGGGGTCGTCGGCGTGATCGCGCCCTGGAACTACCCGCTGACGCTCGCGTTCGCGGAGGCCGTGCCGGCGCTCGTGGCGGGGAACGCCGTCGTGCTCAAGCCGGACCCGCAGACGACGCTCAGCGCGTTGTGGGGCGCCGAGCTGCTCGAGGAGGCGGGGCTGCCCGCCGACCTGTTCCTCGTCGTCGCGGGCGGCGGGGACGTCGGCGCCGCGGTGACCGACCACGTGGACCACATCGCGTTCACCGGCTCGACGGCCACCGGCCGCAAGGTCGCCGCGCGAGCGGGGGAGCGACTCATCGGCGCGACCCTCGAGCTCGGCGGCAAGAACCCGCTGTACGTCGCGGCCGACGCCGACGTGCGCGCCGCCGCGCGCGGTGCGGTCCGCGCGTGCTTCTCCAACTCGGGCCAGCTCTGCGTCTCGATCGAGCGGCTCGTGCTGCACGAGGACGTCGCCGACGCGTTCCTCGACGAGTTCGTGCCCCTCGTCCGCGAGATGCGCCTCGGCGCCGGGCTCGACTACTCCGCCGACATGGGGTCGCTCACGTCGCAGGCGCAGCTCGACCGTGTCGTCGCGCACGTCGAGGACGCCATCGCGCGCGGGGCGCGCGTCCTGGCGGGCGGCGTGCACCGCGCGGACATCGGTCCGTGGTTCTACGCGCCCACCGTGCTGGACGACGTGCCCGACGACGCCGCGTGCGCCCGCGAGGAGACGTTCGGCCCGGTCGTGTCCGTGCGCCGGGTCGCGAGCGACGACGAGGCCGTGCGGGTCATGAACGACTCCGAGTTCGGGCTCAACGCGAGCGTGTGGACGCGCGACGTCGCGCGGGGCCGTCGCATCGCGGCGCGCGTGGAGGCGGGGACCGTCAACGTCAACGACGGGTACTCCGCCGCGTGGGGCTCCGTCGGTGCGCCGATGGGCGGGTTCAAGGCGTCCGGCCTCGGGCGTCGGCACGGCCGCGAGGGGATCGAGGCGCTCACGGAGGCGCAGACGATCTCCGTGCAGCGCGGCGCCAACCAGGGCCTCACGCTCGACACGCTCTACGCGATCGGCGGCGAGCTCCCCAGCAAGGTGCTGACGTCCGCGCTCGACGTCATGCGTCGACTGCGGCTGCCCTGACCCGGGGCCCGACCCCCGGGTGGGACGGGCGCGTGCGCGTCCTTCAGCGCCGCACGGCGTCCAGGACGGCCTTCGACGCGGCGGGGACCTCGCGGACGCGGTAGAGCACAGCCTTCCAGGGCTCCACGCTCGCGGCACTGACCCCGATCCCGACGGCGTCGAGCCCCGCGACGCGGCACGAGAACAGCGTGCGCGGCAGGTGGTAGCCCTGCGTGACGACCACCGCCGTGGTGACGCCGTACTCCGACACGGCGCGCGTGCACGTGGCGTGCGTGTCGAAGCCCTCGCGGTCCAGCAGGATCGCGTCGTCCGGCACGCCCCGGTCGAGGAGCCACGCGCGCATCGACCCGGGCTCGTCGTAGTCGTCGTGCGCGTCGCCGCTCACGAGCACGACGGGCGCGACGCCGCGAGCGTAGAGCTCCGCCGCCGCGTCGAGCCGGCGCCGCAGGTACGTGGAGGGCGACCCGTCGGGGCGCAGCCCCGCGCCCGGGACGACGATCGCGTCGCTCGGAGGCACGTCCGCCGGGTCGGCGACGTGCGCTCGGCCGACGCCCTGCACGACGACGAACGGCGCCAGCACGAGCACCGCCAGACCGGCCGCGACCCAGACCGTCGCCCGCCGTCGCCGCGACCGACGAGGGCGGTCCCGCGGTAACCGGCGGGAGGACCCCGAATCCGACGACGTCGACGACGTCGATGACGATGACGATGACGATGACGATGACGGGGGCTGCGCGGCGGGGGCGGGCGTGGTCGGCTCGTCGGTCACGGCCCGACCCTAGCGCCCGAGCACGAGGTGGTGACCCGCCGAGCATGGGGTCGTGGTCCGCCCGGCGGTCGGGGACGGGCGACAACCCCCTGTTCGGCGTGGGGGGCGGTCGAGTCAGGCGGGGGCGTCCAGGGCGGCGAGCTCGGCGCTGAGGTTGTCGCGGGCCTGCTCCTCCCACCGCTCGACGCCCTGGGGGGTGCGGAACAGGGCACCGCCACCGAGCAGGCCGCGGAGGACGGCGGCGCGACCGGTGCGGAAGGCGTCGTCGGGCACGGAGGCGTACTCGGCGCGGACCTGCCGGACGTACCGCGCGTAGCGGTCCGGCGCGGAGCCGAGGATCGCGAGGTCGGCGTCGGACACGAGCGCCCCCGGCCCGTCCCCCGCCGCGGGGGAGTGGTCCGTCGTCACGAGCACGAGCCGCACGACCTCGTCGACGGCCGCGGTGCCGAGGTGGCCCGCGAGCCGGGCACGCGCCAGGTCGGCGGAGCGTTCCTCGTCGCGTCCCGCCTCGCCGTCGTGCACGGCGTCGTGGAACCACAGCGCGAGCTGGGTCACCGCGGCTTCGCTCGCCGCGCCGCCCGGCACTCCGCTCGTCGCCGCGACGTCCGACGTCGCGTCGACGGACTCGCGCCCTGGCCGGCTCGCGCCGTCGGGCACCCCGGGCGGACGCCCCTCCAGGAGCGCCAGCGAATCGAGCGCGTGCACCAGGTGCTCGGGGCCGTGATAGACGCGGTGCGGCTCGTGCCAGCGTTCGACGAGGTCCACGCCGACGTCCCGGGCGCCGGGCAGCAGCGCGTCCCAGCGGGCGAGCAGCGCGTCGGCCTTCGCCGCGCGCCGCGCCCGGCCCGGGACGCGCAGCCCGGACGACCCGAGCCGTCGGGCGAGCTCGCGCCCACCGACGGGGACGGCGCCCGCCGCCACGGCGACGTCGTACCGCTCGGCGGCGACGTCGTAGTGGTCGAGGTCGAACGCTCGCCGGCTCACGCCGATCGAGGCCGCGAAGGCGTGCAGCTCCGCCAGGGAGGCGTCCGACACGAGATGGCTGAACAGCGTCCCGTGCGCGGGCCACGCGGGCGGGTCGATGAGGACGGTCACCGACCGAGCATCCCACCTACCAGGCGCGCGACGCCGCCTCGACGACCTCGACGGACTGGCGCGCGATCGCGAGCTCCTCCATCGTCGGCACGACCATGACGAGCGTGCTCGTCCAGTCGGGCGAGATGACGCGGGGCTCGCCGGAGCGCACGGCGTTGCGCTCCGGGTCGACGGCGAGGCCGAGCGGCTCGAGGCCCTCGACGACGGCGGCGCGCACGTCGGTGTCGTTCTCGCCGACGCCGGCGGTGAACGCGACGACGTCGACCCGGCCGAGCACGGCGGTGTAGGCGCCGACGTACTTGCGCAGGCGGTGGATGTAGACGTCGAAGGCGCGGCGCGCGTCCTCGTCGCCGGCGTCGATGAGGCGGCGCAGCTCGCGGAAGTCGTTGACCCCGGACAGGCCCTTGACCCCCGAGCGCTTGTTGAACAGGACGTCGATCTCGTCGATGCTCATGCCCGCGTTGCGCGCGAGGTGGAACACGACGGCCGCGTCGATGTCGCCCGTGCGGGTGCCCATGACGAGGCCCTCGAGCGGGGTCATGCCCATCGACGTGTCGACCGCGACGCCACCGCGCACGGCCGACGCGGACGCGCCGTTGCCGAGGTGCAGCACGATCGTGTTGAGGCCTTCGATCCGGCGGCCCAGCACGCGCGCGACCTTCCCCGACACGTACTGGTGGCTGGTGCCGTGGAAGCCGTACCGGCGCACGCCGTGCGCCTGCGCGACCTCCCGGTCCAGCGCGTACGTGGACGCGGCGTCGGGGAGCGTGGAGAAGAACGCCGTGTCGAACACGGCGACGTGCGGCACGTCGGGCAGCAGCTCGCGCGCGACCTCGATGCCCTTGACGTTCGGCGGGTTGTGCAAGGGAGCCAGCGGCGAGAGCTCGGAGATCTGGCGGACGACCTCGTCGTCCACGAGGACGGGCGCGGAGAAGACGGCGCCGCCGTGCACCACGCGGTGGCCCACCGCGTACACGTCCGCGTCGGCGAGCGTCGGCCCCACCTCGTCGAACAGGCTGAGCGCGATGCGCAGGGCGACGCCGTGGTCGGCGACCGGCTCCTCGCGCGTCGTCGTGTTCCCCGCGAACCGGTGCTTGATGATGCCGGTGTCCTCGCCGATGCGCTCGATCGTGCCCGCGGCGATCGCCTCCCCGCCGACGGGGTTGACGAGCTGGTACTTGAGCGAGGACGACCCCGAGTTCATGACGAGCACGGACCCGTGCGCCCCGTAGGCGCTGTAGGGGTTGGGGCGCTCGCCCTCGGGCAGGATCGTCATGAGGTGGCTCCTCGGGAGTCAGGACCGGAGTCAGGGACGGCGTCGGCCGGGGCCTGCGCCTGGATCGCGGTGATGGCGACGGTGTTGACGATGTCCTGCACGAGCGCGCCGCGCGAGAGGTCGTTCACCGGCTTGTTGAGCCCCTGGAGGACCGGGCCGACCGCGACGGCGCCCGCGGAGCGCTGCACGGCCTTGTAGGTGTTGTTGCCCGTGTTGAGGTCCGGGAAGATGAACACGGTCGCGCGGCCCGCGACGTCCGAGCCGGGCATCTTCGACGCCGCGACGGACGCGTCCACGGCGGCGTCGTACTGGATGGGGCCCTCGACGAACAGGTCCGGGCGGCGCTCGCGGACGAGCTCCGTGCCCCGGCGGACCTTGTCGACGTCGGCGCCCGACCCCGACTCGCCGGTCGAGTACGACAGCATCGCGACACGCTGGTCGACGCCGAACTGCTGCGCCGTCGCCGCGGAGGAGATCGCGATGTCCGCGAGCTGCTCGGCCGTCGGGTCCGGGATGACCGCGCAGTCGCCGTAGACGAGCACGCGGTCCTGCAGGCACATGAGGAACACCGACGACACCACGGACACGCCGGGCTGGGTCTTGATGATCTCGAACGACGGCTTGATCGTGTGCGCCGTCGTGTGCTTCGCGCCCGACACCATGCCGTCCGCGAGGCCGAGGTGGACCATCATCGTGCCGAAGTACGACACGTCCTGGACGCGCTCGCGCGCCTCCTCGAGCCGGACGCCCTTGTGGGCGCGGAGGCGGGCGTACTCCGTCGCGAAGCGCTCGACGAGCTCCGGGTCGTGCGGGCTGACGACGTGGGCCGCGTCGATGTCGAGGCCGAGCTCGGCCGCGCGGGCACGGACCTTCTGCTCCTCGCCGAGAATGGTCAGCTCGGCCACCTGACGGCCCAGCAGGGTCGACGCGGCGCGCAGGATGCGGTCGTCCTCGCCCTCCGGCAGCACGACGTGCTTGCGGTCCGCGCGGGCGCGCGAGAGCAGCTCGTACTCGAACATGAGCGGCGTGACGACCTCGGGCCGGGGCACGTCGAGGCCCGCGAGCAGCGCCGCGCCGTCGACGCTCTGCTCGAAGAGCGCGAGCGCGGTGTCGACCTTGCGCTGCGACTCCTTGGTGACACGCCCCCGGGCGCTCGCGGCGGCGCTCGCCGAGCGGAACGTCCCGAGGTCGGTACGGATGATCGGCAGGCTCGGGTCGAGGTCCGCGACGAGGCGCGCCGTCGACTCGGGCGGGAAGAACCCGCCGTTGAGGATGACGCCCGCGAGGGACGGGAAGCCCGACGCCGAGTGCGCGGCGAGCAGGCCGATGAGGATGTCGACGCGGTCGCCGGGCGTGATGACGACCGCGCCGTCGGTCAGGCGGTCGAGCAGGTGCTCGAACGACATGGCGCCCACGAGCAGGTCCGTGGCCTCGCGGCCCAGGAGCTCCTCCTCGCCGAACGCGAGCGACCCGCCCACGGCCTCCATGAGCGCGCGGACGGTCGGGGCGTCGAGGAACGGGTCCTCGGGCACGGCCCAGCCGGGCAGGCGCGCGCCCGGGCCGGGCTCCGCCGTCGTGCCCGACGGCGCCGCCCCCGCGAGCG
Protein-coding sequences here:
- a CDS encoding SanA/YdcF family protein; translated protein: MLVLAPFVVVQGVGRAHVADPADVPPSDAIVVPGAGLRPDGSPSTYLRRRLDAAAELYARGVAPVVLVSGDAHDDYDEPGSMRAWLLDRGVPDDAILLDREGFDTHATCTRAVSEYGVTTAVVVTQGYHLPRTLFSCRVAGLDAVGIGVSAASVEPWKAVLYRVREVPAASKAVLDAVRR
- a CDS encoding GuaB3 family IMP dehydrogenase-related protein — its product is MSNEIEIGRGKRGRRAFSFDDVAVVPSRRTRDPKEVSVGWQIDAYHFELPILAAPMDSVMSPATAVALGNHGGLGVLDLEGLWTRYDDPTALLEEIATLEPLEATRRMQEIYAEPIKSDLITQRLKEIRAAGVTVAGALSPQRTQEHYQTVVDAGVDLFVIRGTTVSAEHVSGVAEPLNLKRFIYELDVPVVVGGASTYTAALHLMRTGAAGVLVGFGGGAAHTTRVSLGIHSPMATAVADVAAARRDYLDESGGRYVHVIADGGVGRSGDLVKAVACGADAVMIGAALARAEEAPGKGWHWGSEAHHAQLPRGERVRVGTAGTLEEILFGPGRQADGTLNLVGALRRAMATTGYSDLKEFQRVEVVVSPYQPR
- a CDS encoding helix-turn-helix domain-containing protein; translation: MTAIDDAPLTQVGTLIRGARQNRGLTQTQLAERLGTSQSAVHRIEQGAQNLSLEMLNRISLALDSEIISLGGPKHAHLRVQGGHTLSGRIEVNSSKNGAVALLCASLLNRGRTTLRGVARIVEVDRIVDVLRSIGVRATWTTGGRDLEIVVPDRLDLAAIDVDAARRTRSIIMFLGPLLGLRDTFELPYAGGCDLGTRTVEPHMIALRPFGLAVTATGGNYHATVAPASGTDLSVVLTERGDTVTENALMAAARRDGVTTIRNASPNYMVQDLCFYLELLGVRVEGIGTTTLRVHGRTDIDVDVEYAVSEDPVEAMSLLTAGIVTGSEITVARVPIEFMEIELATLSEMGLRYTLSAEYLARNGRTRLVDVTVHPSELRAPIDKIHPMPFPGLNIDNLPFFAVIAANAHGTTLIHDWVYEGRAIHLTDLTRLGADVRLLDAHRLQVTGPTRWSGAEVSCPPALRPAVVILLAMLAAKGTSVLRGVDIIARGYEGLTERLRELGANIETFRD
- a CDS encoding Rid family hydrolase, producing MKNRTKVAVAVAVTAAVAVPGTAVAAGKLFEPKPTESFSFVTGDTPSIADGVAFGKNVAWYKSSGLGPSALNTAPGAGAEERYIPTDVFPGGVLPAGVTITEAQGINVLMRIGENLERAGLSYDDVVSMRVFLQNPAGQEKMDFAGWNRAYRQFFANTNLATGKPIDVQLGSATTAPMVVNAARPSRFALEIENLPVNGWLVEVEVDAVYPK
- a CDS encoding exonuclease domain-containing protein, producing MTTTPWTAGPLLGLDTETTGVDVDVDRIVTAALVLREPGSTHVRTWLLDPGVEIPAEATAIHGVTTAHASAHGAAPAEALEEIAALVVDAQRDGVPLVAYNAAFDLSLLDAELVRHGLPTLAARLGRPVRPVLDPLVLDRAWDPAREGKRRLVDLCARYEVLDVGPLHTADADVLATLDLLDALARAFPDLGALGPDALHDLQVAAHRRWVDALDPEREPPYVGAGADGRWPS
- a CDS encoding succinic semialdehyde dehydrogenase, with the protein product MTSSSGTPGTGPGEGAALDGLIDPENPAATYVLEPDVVAPLAQRVVTGNEAGMHRSVLPFTGAPLAAFPVSSVADVARAVERARAAQPAWAALPVRERAAVLRRFGELVLARQSDGLDLIQMESGKSRRSAFEEVADVAILTRHYAQRGPRYLADRRAPGMLPVLTGTRVHRRPVGVVGVIAPWNYPLTLAFAEAVPALVAGNAVVLKPDPQTTLSALWGAELLEEAGLPADLFLVVAGGGDVGAAVTDHVDHIAFTGSTATGRKVAARAGERLIGATLELGGKNPLYVAADADVRAAARGAVRACFSNSGQLCVSIERLVLHEDVADAFLDEFVPLVREMRLGAGLDYSADMGSLTSQAQLDRVVAHVEDAIARGARVLAGGVHRADIGPWFYAPTVLDDVPDDAACAREETFGPVVSVRRVASDDEAVRVMNDSEFGLNASVWTRDVARGRRIAARVEAGTVNVNDGYSAAWGSVGAPMGGFKASGLGRRHGREGIEALTEAQTISVQRGANQGLTLDTLYAIGGELPSKVLTSALDVMRRLRLP
- a CDS encoding GNAT family acetyltransferase, producing the protein MTGRVADGPRLTRAGDGVPGSAPDEVSDEVPDRGRAGADSDVVFEEASDGDVEGVVALWRTCGLTRPWNDPYRDLADARLGETSTVLVGRATRDLRGAASDDGEPVVTVRAGEVVASAMAGVDGHRGWLYYVAVDPRLRGDGTGRAAVVAAEAWLAAQGARAVRLMVRSTNDAVRGFYERLGYADQECVVLGRPLGAPDARDAGR
- a CDS encoding GNAT family N-acetyltransferase; its protein translation is MTTTAAWAPDADDLAALETEHRARVGALDPLVAIPDLGAVPDDQGLLAVRLPDGSRAAGLVTVGDVGPDSSAALFRPLREHRLRARAAGPDVPGAVAALLAAWSERVANDPGTPPDGDGVPQVGPAPRDHGRVLLWPSRDVGAVAALAAHGMRPTVHLAARRGTAPGAAGHGPAGLVVRDATPDDVPALVAHQLAELAYDELVGAARVRPGAREHLATQVAGAVANPATTFLVATAPPTEVGGTGDRAEEVLGVVAVEPPERSGAVAGTVTTGPVAYLVLLHVTGAARGARVGGTLVDAALARVRERAGEDAVVLLHHGVLNPLSAPFWARQGFRPVLTTWELPVSGTVGPTT